One Lepisosteus oculatus isolate fLepOcu1 chromosome 4, fLepOcu1.hap2, whole genome shotgun sequence genomic window, ccagactcaaccacatcacagcacagatcaaacagcaatatctcacacactgggacacacacacacaaacacaacataaactggaatgctacagaaccttaaacagacaatacacactagctgaatgtttgaccaaaataaaaaataacaaacagaaacagaccctgacgaagtacaggctcagtgaccacaacctggccatagaaactgggcgacacaggcagacctggctgcccagagaggacaggctgtgctcccactgccagcagggagaaatagagacagaggtgcacttcctactgcactgtgacagatactctgggattagagaaacattcttcccaaagttcagaaatctaatcccagagttcccacacctgccaaaaccacaacaggtcccaatcctactgggagagggaggagggaactcagttgatctggcagcccagtatgtgatctcctgtcacagcctgaggaacagtgagtctgtctcccaataatgctccagccgcctacagtatatgtcaatattatataatatgtctttgttgtaaatgtctgtaacatgtctgtagattttattttacttctattttttgttttgttctatgttaattttattatttttatttgctttggcaacactgattgtacccatcggtcatgctaataaagcaccttgaattgaattgagagagaggggttaatacagacaccctgagagagagagaggggttaatacacacactctgagagagaggggttaatacacacacactgagagagagagagagagagagagaggggttcatacacacacactgactggacactccagtacattaacactgcactgagagagagaggggttaatacagacacactgactggacactccagtacattaacactgcactgagagagaggggttaatacagacacactgactggacactccagtacattaacactgcactgagagagagaggggttaatacacacacactgactggacactccagtacattaacactgcactgagagagagaggggttaatacagacacactgactggacactccagtacattaacactgcactgagagagaggggttaatacagacacactgactggacactccagtacagtaacactgcaccgagagagagaggggttaatacagacacactgactggacactccagtacattaacactgcactgagagagagaggggttaatacagacacactgactggacactccagtacattgacactgcactgagagagaggggtgaggtgTGAACAGTCTCACTCTTTCCCTGGCAGAATCTCTCCAGATAGCTGTTCCAGTCTCCAGGCTCTGGGTCCACGAAATTCATCCTGTCGAAGTGGAAAAAAGAGACGACGTTGTCCTTCGGATTCCGAGCCACATAGatcacctgagagagagaagacactCAACACACCCtgtacacactggacacacactcatcacctgtagagagagagaagacactCAACACACCCtgtacacactgaacacacatcacctgtagagagagagaagacactCAACACACCCtgtacacactgaacacacatcacctgtagagagagagaagacactcaacacacacagtacacactggacacacatcacctgtagagagagagaagacactCAACACACCCtgtacacactggacacacactcatcacctgtagagagagagaagacatTCAACACACCCTGTACACACACTCATCACctgtagagagagagaagacactCAACACACCCtgtacacactggacacacactcatcacctgtagagagagagaagacactAAACACACCCtgtacacactgaacacacacatCACCTGTAGAGAAAGAGAAGACACtcaacacacactgtacacactgaacacacacatcacctgcagagagagagaagacactCAACACACCCTGTACACACACATCACctgtagagagagagaagacactCAACACACCCTGTACACACTGAACACATACACATCACCTGTAGAGAGAAGACACTCAACACACCCtgtacacactgaacacacacatcacctgtagagagagagaagacactcaacacacactgtacacactggacacacacacatcacctgtagagagagagaagacactCAACACACCCTgtgcacactgaacacacacacatcacctgtagagagagagaagacactCAACACACCCTGTACACACACATCACctgtagagagagagaagacactCAACACACCCtgtacacactgaacacacacacatcacctGTAGAGAGAAGACACTCAACACACCCtgtacacactgaacacacacatcacctgcagagagagagaagacactcaacacacactgtacacactgaacacacacatcacctgtagagagagagaagacactCAACACACCCtgtacacactggacacacacacatcacctgtagagagagagaagacactCAACACACCCTgtgcacactgaacacacacacatcacctgtagagagagagaagacactCAACACACCCTGTACACACACATCACctgtagagagagagaagacactCAACACACCCtgtacacactgaacacacacacatcacctGTAGAGAGAAGACACTCAACACACCCtgtacacactgaacacacacatcacctgtagagagagagaagacactcaacacacactgtacacactgaacacacacatcacctgtagagagagagaagacactCAACACACCCtgtacacactggacacacacacatcacctgtagagagagagaagacactCAACACACCCTGTACACACACATCACctgtagagagagagaagacactCAACACACCCtgtacacactgaacacacacacatcacctgtagagagagagaagacactCAACACACCCtgtacacactgaacacacacacatcacctgtagagagagagaagacactCAACACACCCtgtacacactgaacacacacacatcacctgtagagagagagaagacactCAACACACCCTGTACACAccggacacacacacatcacctgtagagagagagaagacactcaacacactgaacacacatcACCTGTAGAGACCCTATTCATAAGAACACAATgaacacactcactgtacacacaagctctacacacactgtacacacacacagtacacactgtacacacagtgcACACACTACACAAACTCTACACACACtcaacacactgtacacacacagtatacactctgtacacactgcacacactacacaaactctacacacactcaacacactgtacacacacacactctccacacacacagtgcacacACTACACAAactctccacacacacacactctgtacacactgtacacactctccacacacacagtacGCACACACAGCCTGCTGCCTCACCCTGCAGTTCTGCTCCCAGAAGGAAGGGGGCaccagctgcaggggcaggtgGGTCTTGATCAGCCGGGGGCGCGAGCTCATCTTCTCCGCCAGCTCCACACCTGGGACACACAGGGCTCCACAGTGAGAGGCGCCAGCCAGACTCGCCACTCCCTCctccggccagcagggggcggcgGCTCACCTGTCGCTAACCCAGGGGCGGACAACTCCAGGAAGGGCACGCACTCGTAAATGGGGAGGGAGGGCAAGACCTCCGGGCTCTTCCCAAAATAGATCAGCTCCAGGATGTGAGAGATCCAGGTAGtgcctggagagagaggggttaatacacacacactgactggacactccagtacattaacactgcactgagagagagaggggttcatacacacacactgactggacactccagtacattaacactgcactgagagagagagaggggttaatacacacacactgactggacactccagtacattaacactgcactgagagagagaggggttaatacagacacactgactggacactccagtacattaacactgcactgagagagaggggttaatacagacacactgactggacactccagtacattaacactgcactgagagagaggggttcatacagactcACCAGCTTTAGGGTATGTGACGATCAGGATGTCATCTGGTCTGGCCTGGAACTTCTCCACATTGTCAAAGTTGTCAGTGAAGTAGTGGGACATACAGACCCCCCGAAATTCAGTGAGCTCTGGGCGCTTCACCTCcatcactgagagagagagagagagagagagagagagaaaattaacatcttctatgttaattttattatttttatttgctttggcaacactgattgtacccatcggtcatgctaataaagcaccttgaattgaattgaattgaattgagagagagagagagagagagagagagagagagagagatactccagtacattaacactgcattaagagagagacagagagtagTTAATATATAACCGTATCGTAAAATAAGTTTACAACACTGATAAATTttagctacagtcccagtacagcacAACagttctgttacaataggagctacagtcccagtacagtagaccagtctgttacaataggagctacagtcccagtacagtacaacagtctgttacaataggagctacagtcccagtacagtagaccagtcctgttacaataggagctacagtcccagtacagtacaacagtctgttacaataggagctacagtcccagtacagtacaacagtctgttacaataggagctacagtcccagtacagtacaacagtctgttacaataggagctacagtcccagtacagtagaccagtcctgttacaataggagctacagtcccagtacagtacaacagtctgttacaataggagctacagtcccagtacagtacaacagtctgttacaataggagctacagtcccagtacagtagaccagtcctgttacaataggagctacagtcccagtacagtacaacagtctgttacaataggagctacagtcccagtacagtagaccagtcctgttacaataggagctacagtcccagtacagtacaacagtctgttacaataggagctacagtcccagtacagtagaccagtcctgttacaataggagctacagtcccagtacagtacaacagtctgttacaataggagctacagtcccagtacagtagaccagtcctgttacaataggagctacagtcccagtacagtacaacagtctgttacaataggagctacagtcccagtacagtagaccagtcctgttacaataggagctacagtcccagtacagtagaacagtcctgttacaataggagctacagtcccagtacagtagaccagtctgttacaataggagctacagtcccagtccagtacaacagtctgttacaataggagctacagtcccagtacagtagaccagtcctgttacaataggagctacagtcccagtacagtaggacagtctgttacaataggggctacagtcccagtacagtagaccagtctgttacaataggagctacagtcccagtacagtagaccagtctgttacaataggagctacagtcccagtagagtacaacagtctgttacaataggagctacagtcccagtacagtacaacagtcctgttacaataggagctacagtcccagtacaggagaacagtctgttacaataggagctacagtcccagtacagtacaacagtctgttacaataggagctacagtcccagtacagtagaccagtctgttacaataggagctacagtcccagtacagtacaacagtctgttacaataggagctacagtcccagtacagtagaccagtctgttacaataggagctacagtcccagtacagtacaacattctgttacaataggagctacagtcccagtacagtagaccagtcctgttacaataggagctacagtcccagtacagtagaccagtactgttacaataggagTTACAGTCCCattacagtacaacagtcctgttacaataggagctacagtcccagtacagtagaccagtctgttacaataggagctacagtcccagtacagtacaacagtctgttacaataggagcagcagtcccagtacagtagaccagtcctgttacaataggagctacagtcccagtatagtagaccagtcctgttacaataggagctacagtcccagtacagtacaacagtcctgttacaataggagctacagtcccagtacagtagaccagtctgttacaataggagctacagtcccagtacagtagaccagtcctgttacaataggagctacagtcccagtacagtagaccagtctgttacaataggagctacagtcccagtacagtagaccagtctgttacaataggagctacagtcccagtacagtacaacagtctgttacagtaggagctacagtcccagtacagtacaacagtctgttacagtaggagctacagtcccagtccagtacaacagtctgttacaataggagctacagtcccagtacagtagaccagtcctgttacaataggagctacagtcccagtacagtagaccagtcctgttacaataggagctacagtcccagtacagtagaccagtctgttacaataggagctacagtcccagtacagtagaccagtctgttacaataggagctacagtcccagtacagtagaccagtgctgttacaataggagctacagtcccagtacagtagaccagtcctgttacaataggagctacagtcccagtacagtagaccagtctgttacaataggagctacagtcccagtacagtagaccagtctgttacaataggagctacagtcccagtacagtagaccagtgctgttacaataggagctacagtcccagtacagtagaccagtcctgttacaataggagctacagtcccagtacagtagaccagtctgttacaataggagctacagtcccagtacagtagaccagtcctgttacaataggagctacagtcccagtacagtagaccagtctgttacaataggagctacagtcccagtacagtacaacagtctgttacaataggagctacagtcccagtacagtacaacagtctgttacaataggagctacagtcccagtccagtacaacagccctgttacaataggagctacagtcccagtacagtagaccagtctgttacaataggagctacagtcccagtacagtacaacagtctgttacaataggagctacagtcccagtacagtagaacagtctgttacaataggagctacagtcccagtccagtacaacagtctgttacaataggagcagcagtcccagtacagtagaccagtcctgttacaataggagctacagtcccagtatagtagaccagtcctgttacaataggagctacagtcccagtacagtagaccagtctgttacaataggagctacagtcccagtacagtagaccagtcctgttacaataggagctacagtcccagtacagtacaacagtctgttacaataggagctacagtcccagtacagtagaccagtctgttacaataggagctacagtcccagtacagtagaccagtcctgttacaataggagctacagtcccagtacagtacaacagtctgttacagtaggagctacagtcccagtacagtagaccagtcctgttacaataggggctacagtcccagtacagtagaccagtctgttacaataggagctacagtcccagtccagtacaacagtctgttacaataggagctacagtcccagtacagtagaccagtcctgttacaataggagctacagtcccagtacagtagaccagtctgttacaataggagctacagtcccagtacagtacaacagtcctgttacaataggagctacagtcccagtacagtacaacagtctgttacaataggagctacagtcccagtccagtagacctgtcctgttacaataggagctacagtcccagtacagtagaccagtcctgttacaataggagctacagtcccagtacagtacaacagtctgttacaataggagctacagtcccagtacagtacaacagtctgttacaataggagctacagtcctagtacagtacaacagccctgttacaataggatctacagtcccagtacagtagaccagtctgttacaataggagctacagtcccagtacagtacaacagtctgttacaataggagctacagtcccagtacagtagaccagtctgttacaataagagctacagtcccagtacagtagaccagtcctgttacaataggagctacagtcccagtacagtacaacagtctgttacaataggagctacagtcccagtacagtagaccagtcctgttacaataggagctacagtcccagtacagtacaacagtctgttacagtaggagctacagtcccagtacagtagaccagtctgttacaataggagctacagtcccagtacagtagaccagtcctgttacaataggagctacagtcccagtacagtacaacagtctgttacaataggagctacagtcccagtacagtagaccagtcctgttacaataggagctacagtcccagtacagtagaccagtcctgttacaataggagctacagtcccagtacagtacaacagtctgttacaataggagctacagtcccagtacagtacaacagtctgttacaataggagctacagtcccagtacagtagaccagtctgttacaataggagctacagtcccagtacagtacaacagtctgttacaataggagctacagtcccagtacagtacaacagtctgttacaataggggctacagtcccagtacagtagaccagtctgttacaataggagctacattcccagtacagtaggacagtctgttacaataggggctacagtcccagtacaggagaacagtcctgttacaataggagctacagtcccagtacagtagaccagtcctgttacagtaggagctacagtcccagtacagtagaccagtcctgttacaataggagctacagtcccagtacagtagaccagtctgttacaataggagctacagtcccagtacagtacaacagtctgttacaataggagctacagtcccagtacagtagaccagtcctgttacaataggagctacagtcccagtacagtagaccagtctgttacaataggagctacagtcccagtacagtagaccagtactgttacaataggagctacagtcccagtacagtaggacagtctgttacaataggagctacagtcccagtacagtacaacagtctgttacaataggggctacagtcccagtacagtagaacagtctgcacacactcacacacacacatgctgacacacacacactgacacactgaaacacacactGATGCACtctcacactaacacacacacactgacaaactgacacactcacacacgcacacactcacatgctgacacacattcacacacactcacacgctgacacacacacacattcacacacactcacacgctgacacactcacacgctgacacacactcacacacacacactcacacgctgacacacactcacactcacacttcacacacgcacgcacacacactcacacgctgacacacacacacacacgcacacactcacacgctgacac contains:
- the LOC138238273 gene encoding cytosolic sulfotransferase 3-like isoform X9 — translated: MEVKRPELTEFRGVCMSHYFTDNFDNVEKFQARPDDILIVTYPKAGTTWISHILELIYFGKSPEVLPSLPIYECVPFLELSAPGLATGVELAEKMSSRPRLIKTHLPLQLVPPSFWEQNCRVIYVARNPKDNVVSFFHFDRMNFVDPEPGDWNSYLERFCQGKMVFGSWYDHVTGWWERRQTHPQLLYLFYEDMKEDLPRELDRLCDFLGVALGEAERDRVLRATGFEAMKNNRLTNYSTFDMMKHDISPFMRKGMVGDWKNHFTVAQSEAFDEDYRRKMKDSTLSFRMEL